The Elgaria multicarinata webbii isolate HBS135686 ecotype San Diego chromosome 1, rElgMul1.1.pri, whole genome shotgun sequence genome has a window encoding:
- the FZD1 gene encoding frizzled-1: MAEKWARQVCSGAGAAAGRRRPRARSSRPLLLLAAVLLLWAEAPVLPARGQAQQQQYNGERGISVPDHGYCQPITIPLCTDIAYNQTIMPNLLGHTNQEDAGLEVHQFYPLVKVQCSAELKFFLCSMYAPVCTVLEQALPPCRSLCERARQGCEALMNKFGFQWPDTLRCEKFPVHGAGELCVGQNTSERGTPTPSLGPEFWTSNPQLRPGLGGAGGGAGGGGGGGGHLADRAGRFTCPRVLKVPSYLNYRFLGEKDCGAPCEPGRPYGLMYFGQEELRFSRTWIGIWSVLCCASTLFTVLTYLVDMKRFSYPERPIIFLSGCYTAVAVAYIAGFLLEEKVVCNERFSDDGSRTVAQGTKREGCTILFMMLYFFGMASSIWWVILSLTWFLAAGMKWGHEAIEANSQYFHLAAWAVPAIKTITILALGQVDGDVLSGVCFVGINNVDALRGFVLAPLFVYLFIGTSFLLAGFVSLFRIRTIMKHDGTKTEKLEKLMVRIGIFSVLYTVPATIVIACYFYEQAFREQWEMSWFAQSCKSYAIPCPSNHHHPPMSPDFTVFMIKYLMTLIVGITSGFWIWSGKTLNSWRKFYTRLTNSKQGETTV, encoded by the coding sequence ATGGCTGAGAAGTGGGCTCGGCAAGTTTGCAGCGGGGCCGGCGCAGCGGCGGGGCGCAGGCGGCCCAGGGCGCGCTCGTCTCGGCCGCTCCTGCTGCTGGCGgcggtgctgctgctgtgggcgGAGGCGCCGGTGCTTCCCGCTCGCGGCCAGGCGCAACAGCAGCAGTACAACGGCGAGCGGGGCATCTCGGTGCCGGACCACGGCTACTGCCAGCCTATCACCATCCCGCTGTGCACGGACATCGCGTACAACCAGACCATCATGCCCAACTTGCTGGGCCACACCAACCAGGAGGACGCGGGCCTGGAGGTGCACCAGTTCTACCCGCTGGTCAAAGTGCAGTGCTCAGCCGAGCTCAAGTTCTTCCTGTGCTCCATGTACGCGCCCGTGTGCACCGTGCTGGAGCAGGCGCTGCCGCCTTGCCGCTCCCTGTGCGAGCGGGCGCGCCAGGGCTGCGAGGCGCTCATGAACAAGTTCGGCTTCCAGTGGCCCGACACGTTGCGCTGCGAGAAGTTCCCCGTGCACGGCGCCGGCGAGCTGTGCGTGGGCCAGAACACCTCCGAGCGCGGCACCCCCACGCCCTCGCTGGGGCCCGAGTTCTGGACCAGCAACCCCCAGCTGCGGCCGGGCCTCGGAGGGGCAGGCGGAGGGGcgggcgggggaggaggaggagggggccacCTGGCGGACCGGGCAGGCAGGTTCACCTGCCCCAGGGTGCTCAAGGTGCCCTCCTACCTCAACTACCGCTTCCTGGGTGAGAAGGATTGCGGGGCCCCGTGTGAACCGGGCCGCCCTTACGGCCTCATGTACTTTGGGCAGGAGGAGCTGCGCTTCTCGCGCACTTGGATTGGCATCTGGTCGGTGCTGTGCTGCGCTTCTACCCTTTTCACCGTGCTCACCTACCTGGTGGACATGAAGCGCTTCAGCTACCCGGAGAGGCCCATCATCTTCCTCTCGGGTTGTTATACCGCCGTGGCCGTGGCCTACATTGCAGGGTTCCTGCTTGAGGAGAAGGTGGTCTGCAACGAGCGCTTTTCTGACGACGGCTCGCGGACAGTGGCCCAGGGCACCAAGCGAGAAGGGTGCACCATCCTGTTCATGATGCTTTATTTCTTTGGCATGGCCAGTTCCATCTGGTGGGTGATCCTCTCCCTCACCTGGTTCCTGGCTGCTGGCATGAAGTGGGGCCACGAGGCCATTGAGGCCAACTCACAATACTTCCATCTGGCTGCTTGGGCAGTCCCTGCCATCAAAACCATCACCATCTTGGCCTTGGGGCAGGTGGACGGAGATGTGCTCAGTGGCGTCTGCTTTGTGGGCATCAATAACGTGGATGCCTTGCGGGGCTTTGTGCTGGCGcctttgtttgtttacttattcATTGGCACTTCTTTCCTGCTGGCTGGATTTGTGTCCCTGTTCAGAATCAGGACCATCATGAAGCATGACGGCACCAAGACAGAAAAACTGGAGAAGCTGATGGTAAGGATAGGGATCTTCAGCGTCTTGTACACAGTGCCTGCCACCATAGTCATCGCCTGCTATTTTTACGAGCAAGCTTTTAGGGAACAATGGGAAATGAGTTGGTTTGCTCAGAGCTGCAAGAGCTACGCCATCCCTTGCCCTAGCAACCACCATCATCCACCCATGAGTCCTGACTTCACGGTCTTCATGATCAAGTATCTCATGACCTTAATTGTAGGAATCACCTCTGGCTTCTGGATCTGGTCTGGGAAAACACTCAATTCTTGGAGGAAGTTCTACACCAGACTCACCAACAGCAAGCAAGGAGAAACTACAGTGTGA